GCAATAATTGCTTTGTATTCTTCGATATTAATCATTTTTAATCCTTAAGGTTGAATTATATCAGGAAAGGCTGTTGCAATTTGTCCGTTCGTTTTCATAACCCCCACACGGACGCCTTTATATGTTCCGAATATAGTTAATCCGTCTGGAGCATTGCGGTTTCTGTATAATCGAGCAACATGTTCTGCCGCTCGCTTAATCTTCTTTTCATTCCAAGATGATGGAAACCATGTTTGGCCGATACCAAATTGTTTGTGCTTTTGACTCTATCCATAAAACTGTGTCATTCACCACCAAGCATCATTTGAAAAATGA
The window above is part of the Hallerella porci genome. Proteins encoded here:
- a CDS encoding EndoU domain-containing protein, with amino-acid sequence MGQTWFPSSWNEKKIKRAAEHVARLYRNRNAPDGLTIFGTYKGVRVGVMKTNGQIATAFPDIIQP